From the genome of Aerococcus sanguinicola:
TTATCCCCTTATTGACGGCTGCGCTAGAGGTTTTGGGGATTGAATCAATTGCGAAACCAATCGTTAACCTACTCAATACCATGTTGGCTGCTATTCCGAATATCCTAGTAGCCCTGGTCCTTGTGAGTGTAGGCGCTCTACTTGCCAAGTTGATCGGCGACTTAGTGGAAAACTTATTGAGTGCGGCTAATATTGACCGTTTCACTAAGTATCTTAATGTTAAGGAAGATGCCCATTCCCTTCAGCTAAGCGCTATCTTAGGACATGCAGTAAAGGCTGTTATTGGTATTTTCTTCTTAGTTCAAGCCTTAAATGTCTTACAGCTTGATGTTCTCTCACAGATCGGCCAAGCGGTGATTGCCTACTTGCCTTTAGTTCTGTCTGCTATCGCTATCCTTTGCCTGGGCGTCATTGGTGGGAACTTGTTGGCTAATTTCCTTAGAGAATCGACAGGGTCTAAATTTTTAGCTAATACTGTTCAATACGCTTTGGTCATCTTAGCCATCTTTATGGCCTTAGACCAATTACAATTCGCCGCTTCTATTGTTAATATTGGCTTCATGTTAATTGTGGGCGGGGCTTCGGTTGCCTTTGCGCTGGCCTTCGGTTTAGGGGGACGCGATTTTGCCCGCAAGCAATTGGAACGTCTCGACTCCAAAATCAACCAAAAAGAGGAAAAGTAAATGACGAATGAAGAAGAGTGCGGTGCACACAAGTTGTGCACCGGCTTTTTTTATAAAAATAATACATTAATTGTTCGACATTTAGTTCCTGACCATGTACAAAAAATACAATAGTGTCTTCCTATAAGATTATGAAAGCTTGATATTAAAGCTTTCTTTAATATTTTTTAAAATAACTTTTACCAAAAGGGTGACAAATGCATTTTAAGGGCATAAACTATAGATAAGAAATGATACATAAATTGTTTCTTTTTTGTTTTATATCATCCTTGTAAGCGCTTAGGATGATTGCTGGTGTTGTCGCTTAGTTTATCGTGAATTTAGGAGGAAGATGAAGATGAATAAATCTAAAGCTCATTCACATACTATGTTAAGTCGTAAGGTAAGTTTGGGTGCCGCATCTTTGGCATTCGGTATCGGTTTACTCTTTGCTTCACAAGAAGCTGTGTTAGCAGCTGAAGTTGACCAAGCTGGCGCAGGACAAGCGGATGTGGAATCAAGCGTTGAAGTTGAGCCTGCAGAAACTGTTAATCCCGTTGTTCCTGAAAAAGAGCAAAGCATTGAAGCAGAAGCAAAAGCTGAAACAGCTCTACCAGAAGAAGAGCTTAAAGCTCTGGAAGCAGAATTAGCTGAAATGGCACCTGAAAATCCTGTAGAAGAAAAGGCAGCTGAAGCTGCTGTTTCAGACCAAGCTCCAGCGGCTCCTGCTGAAGCAGTTGAAAAAGAAGACGCAGCTCGTCCTGAAGCTCCAGCCAAGGAAGCTACAGATTCTGTAGAAGAAAATAAAGCTAGTGAAAAAGCTGACAGCAAAGACGCTGACAAAGAAACAAGCAAGGAATCAAAAGTAGAAAGTAAAGATAGCAGTGAAGAAGCTGCAAAAAGTGAAAAAGAAACAGTAGACGTTGACGAAGCGCCTGCAGAAGAAGAGGCTATTGATTTCGCTGCATTAGAAAATTTCGCTAAGGAAAATCCTGAAGGCTTCAATAAAGTTCTATCTGTTGCTATTGCTGTATCAGTTCAAGACGAAGACCGTGCGGCTAGCGAAGACGTTTTGAAGACCTTAGGGGAAGTTCTCGTAGACAATAAATTAGATCACGAACTTCTAGAAGAACTTTCTAAATTTGTGATCCGTTACGGCGAATTAGGACCAGATGAAAGCGAAACTCACCACATCGTAGAAGGCCAACCAAGTGTTAGCCGAGCTTCTGGCTTTTCTTTCTATGCAGCTGGTGAAGACAAGCCTGCTTTTAGCTTCGAAGATTTTGAGAAATTAGTGGGCAAAGTAACTGGGACAACAGATAGCGTCCTTAGCTTATTAGAAAACTTACAAAAAGGGGAACGGCCTGCTGCTGGTATCGGAGCGATCATGGATTCGATCCTACCTGTTAACTTAAACTTCACTAAGATTGGTGAATTGATCCAACGTATCGCTGAACTCAAAGCAGAAGCAGTTCGCCAAGATGTTTATCTCTCAACAGAAGTCGTTGGTGCTATTGCTGAATTAATTCCTTCTGAAGTAACTTTCAATGGCACACCAGTCAACTATGTTCTTGACAAGTTAGGGCAAATGGCTATGGATATCGGACGTAGCGTTGCAGACGGTATGGTTGTTAGCTACCACCCAGGCAGCTTCTACAATCCAAACACCTTCCGTTTACGCGCTCGCGTCTTGCGCAAGGGTGCCGAATTAATTAAAACAGCAACGACAGAATGGCGGATGAAACCACAAATCGTTCACTCAAAAGCTGGTCTAGAAATTACCCATGCCTTTATGTCTGTTGTCGATCCTTTCTCAACGGCAGAACGTTTGACTAAACGTTTGAATGAATTAGAAGCCTTAGAAGTCTTCGGTAATGCTTACCGGAATATCACCCCTAAAGATATCGCTACGACTTATATTAAGGAAAAATTGGACAAGGCTATCTGGGACACCCGCTTCAAACGTGACGAATACATTCTTTCTAAAGTACCATTTGAAGTTTACCACAAGCTAAACAAGGCCATTACACGAGCTGTTGGGGTTCAATTATACTCAGAAACTCGCGTTTACCAAATTGACGACGCAGTTGCTGAACTTGAGGCAGCTTACGGGGAAGCCGTTGCTTACTTAGAAAGCATCCCAGCTGACCAACAAATCGCTCCAAATGCCCTTAAACGTGAATTGAAAGACCTTATTTGGAACACCCGCTTTGAACGTGATGGGTCAATCTTAGGTAATGTGCCAACTGAAGTTTACACGGCACTCAATGCAACATTAACTAAGGCTGTTGGCCTACAATTAGACCTTCACGCTAAAACAGTCGATGTCCAAGCTGTGATGGAAGAAATTAAGGGTCAGTTAAATGAAGCTCGTGAAATTGCACAAGCAACCTTGAATGCCCGTGCTTCTAAAGAAAGAAAACTCGAACTTCGCGACTTGATCCGTGAAGTTCGGAGCATCCGCGATAGCGAATTGCTCGGTAAGGTTTCTTTCAATGCCTACAATAATTTAAATAAAGTGATCACCAAGGCTGTAGGAACTCGCCTCAGCTTGAAGGCTAGCAACGCTGAAGTTGATGAAGCAGCTAATGCCCTTCGTCAAGCCCTCGCTGCAGCCCGAGCTGAACTCGCATAATTGATCCACTTCCAACTAGCAGACCGCTCTTCTAGAATCGGTCTGCTAGTTTTTTTGTTTGTTTGTGGCGATTAGGGGCGTTCGGAAAAAATCATAACAAGATTTGAGGACTTTTGCCTTGACCTGAAGGAAGATTCCATCTACAATAAGGGCAACTAACAAAAAATAAGTTAAGCTTAATGAGGTGACCTAAATGATTTATAATAATGTATCTGAAGCAATTGGCCATACTCCTGTCATTAAATTAGATCAAACGGCAGAAGATGCCGCTAGTATCTATGTTAAACTCGAATCCCGTAATCCAGGTGGTTCTGTCAAGGATCGTCCGGTTAAGTATATTTTACAGAGCTTGATTGATAGCGGGGAAATCGAAGAAGGGGGCGCCATTGTCGAATCGACTTCTGGTAATACGGGGATTGCTCTAGCCATGTTAGGCGCGGCTTTAAAACTGCGTGTGATTATCGTTATGCCTGAAACCATGAGTATCGAACGTCGCAATCTGATGAAAGCTTATGGGGCTGAACTCATCCTCACACCTGGTGCCGAAGGAATGAAGGGAGCCGGGGCCAAGGCCGAAGAGATTGCTGAAGAAATCGGTGCTCCTGTTTTTGGACAATTTGTACGTGAAGCCAATGTCCAAGCCCACGTAGAAACAACGGCCCGTGAAATTTTAGAAGACCTACCAGAGATTGATGGCTTCGTAGCTGGGATCGGCACAGGCGGAACTGTAACGGGCGTTGGCCGCGTGCTCAAAGAAGAGAAGGCAGATGCCAAAGTCTGGGGGGTTGAACCTGAAGCGTCACCACTCCTTACTGAAGGAACGGCAGGCTCTCACAAGATCCAAGGCTTGGGGGCTAACTTTATTCCTAAGATCCTTGACCAATCTGTCATCGATTACATCGATAAAGTATCCAATGAGGACGCTATTGCTGGGGCTGTTGAATTAGCCCATAAATATGGCATTTTAGCCGGCTTTTCTTCTGGGGCTAACTATGTATCTGCCCAGCGCTTAGCTAAAGAATTAGGCCCTGACCACCATGTGTTGACTGTCCTACCAGATACAGGCGAACGTTACTTATCATCTGGAGTTTATAGCGATGAAGACTAAGGACCTGGACGAGACGCGCTGGATAGAACTCGCTCAGTATATCTATCAGGAAGATCCTGCCGCAACATCTTGGCAAGAGGTTTACGAGCTTTATCCCGGTATCCAAGCCTTGCGCGACCATGCCCAAGCCCATGCTCTCTACCTCGAAGGGGAGAAGTTTGAAGCCCGTCGCCTGTCTGAAAAAAGCAAACGGGAGACAGGCATTGAAATTCATCCTGGGGCAGAGATTGGTGATAATTTATTTATCGACCATGGCATGGGCATTGTCATCGGGGAAACTGCCCAGATCGGTGACCAGGTTAAAATCTATCATGGCGTAACTCTGGGCGGGACCGGTAAAGAAAAAGGACGCAAGCGCCATCCAACGATTAAGGACTATGTGGAAATTGGAACAGGCGCAACTATTCTAGGTAATGTAACAATCGGCCACCATAGCAAAGTGGGGGCCGGAGCAGTCGTCCTAGAAGACGTTCCCCCCTACGCGACTGCCGTAGGGGTTCCCGCTCGCATCATCCTTCACGACAAAAATTGGAACCGAATTGGCGAATACGAAATCTAACAAGGGTGTGAGACTTGGCGGTTAGACTCGGATGATTGGAGCAAGTAAGGATAAGAGCGAAGTATTCGCTCGTTCCTTACTTGTGAAATCACTCCGAGTTTGCCAAGTCGAACCCGACTATACAAGGGTGTGAGAGGATGCGGGAGAAAGGGAGCTCTGGAGTAAAAGGGCAGAGAGAAGGCTACAAGCCTTCGACGGCCTTTTGCGAAGAGGAGCCCTTTCTGCATCCTCGAACCCGACTACATAGGGTGTGAAGACACGCGATTAGCTCGTCAACTCTATCCCTAAATAAATAGTCAAAGAAGCGGAGCTACGTCCTGGCTCCGCTTTTATTTATCGATGTTATCAGTAGGTGGATATGCTATAATCAAATAAGTAAGGGAGGCTATCTATGATTGGTAAAGTAATATTTGGACCGAAAAAGGCTAATACTTGGGTGAATATCCAGGTTGAATCTCCCAAGGTCCTACAAAAACACCTTGTCACTTATGGGATCGATGCGGAAATGGCAGCCTATGCCCTAGACCGCAACGAAAGGGCCCGGGTCGAGTACGACGATGACCATGATTGTTTGCTTCTCATTTATAATGCGCCCAAGCGTCGTCTGGCTAATAGTTTTAACGAAACTTTTCCGGTAACTTTCTTTATTAAGGATCAACGAATTATTACTATTTCTAATGAAGAAAACCAATATATTATAGATGGCATGCGGGAAATTTTAGCGGCTGAGAAGAATTATTCCATTCATTCTTTCTTATTTGAGTGTCTCTACTTTATCACCACCTCCTACTTCCCTATTGTTGAATCCATGGTCCAAGAGCGTAACCGCTTGACTAAGGAATTGCGGGAGCGGACAACCAAGGATAATTTGCTAGCCTTATCTGACGTTGAGACAGGGACTGCCTACTTCCTGACTTCTGCTAAGCAAAATGTCTTACTTCTTGAACAATTCCGTCTAGGCCGGGTCGTTAGGGGCTTGACGGATGATGAAGTGGATGAATTAGAAGATGTTCAAATCGAAGCCAAGCAGCTGGTAGAAATGACCGAGCTTTCTTCACAGATCTTGGAACAACTGGGCTCGACTTTTAATAATGTCTTAAATAATAATTTGAACGAAACCATGCGGGTGTTGACTGTCCTATCCATTATCCTCACTATTCCTACCATTGTAACGGGCTTTTTTGGAATGAATATGCCTCTACCTGGTGTTGATTCGCCACTGAGCTGGATAGGAACGATTATATTCAGTATCGTCATCGGCATTATCGTTCATCTTTTGATTAAATTTTACTTTAAGGATTAGCATGGAGCTAGTCCTTTTATTGTTTAACTTATGAATAAATGATAAAACATAAATTCAGATTATGAAAATGATCTTATATCGGTATTGGCAGATGCTAACTTTACCGCCCTAAGAATTGACAAGCTAGGAAATAATTGATAATCTTTTAACATTAGAAAATAATAAGAGGGGGAATGTCTGAGTGGATTTAACGGGCACAATGGAAGAAAAAAACAATGAATTGTTTATTGGTGGAATAGGGGTTAAAACACTAAAAGAAAAATATGGCACACCTCTTCAAATTATTGACCAGAAGGCCTTAAAGGAGAAGATTTCTTGCTTTAAGGATAATTTCCAGGTAGATGGACTGGACTGTCGGGTGGTCTACGCTTCAAAGGCCTTTTTGAATAAGTATATGGTCCAATTAGTCAAAAGTTTAGGCCTCCATATCGATGCGGTGAGTGGGGGCGAACTCTATACGATTCTCGCCTCTGGTATGCCCGCTGAGCGGATCTATTTCCACGGCAATAATAAGCTGGCTAGTGAGATCCGTGAGGCGCTGGAAGCGGGTGTGGGTACCTATGTGGTGGATTCCATCGCTGACTACCAACATCTTAGTGAGGTCGCAGCAGAAGCTGGTCAAAGGATCCGCCTCCTGCTCCGGGTCAATCCAGGCATCGCGGCAGAAACCCACCAGTACATCCAAACCACCACGGAAGATTCTAAGTTTGGGATGTCGATGACGGATTCTAGAATTGAAGGCCTGATCCAGGATATGCTAGCTGATCCCCAGGTTGATTTGGCGGGCTTCCACTGCCATATTGGCTCTCAAGTTCTCAAGGGAAATTTCTTCTTTGAAGAAGCTGAAAGTGTCATCTCTTTTGCTAAGAAAATGTCTGAAAATTACGGAATGAAGGTCCAGGAGTTGAATCTGGGTGGCGGCTTCGGTGTTTACTATGCTGAAGGTGATCAGCCTTTTGACTATGCAAGCTTCTTAAGCGACTATGCTAAATATATTAAGACAGAAGCTGCTAAGCAAGGCTTAAGCGAGCTCCAAGCGATCAGTATTGAGCCGGGACGTTCTTTGATCAATGCCAGCGGGTCAACCCTTTATACTGTCGGTCAAGTTAAAGTGACAAAAGCAGGTCTGCCCTTTATCTTTGTGGATGGCGGGATGTCCGATAATATCCGACCTGCCCTTTACCAAGCAGAGTATGAAGCAGTACTAGCCAATCGCCTAAAGGATCCTGTTCAAGCGACCTACCGGGTAGGCGGTAAGTTATGTGAGAGCGGGGACGTCCTCTTGAAGGCAGCAGCTCTGCCCGAAGCGGAAGCTGGCGACTTGCTCTTAATGCCCAACACGGGAGCCTATACCTATAGTATGAGTTCTAACTATAACCGGATGGGACGGCCCGCAGTGGTCTTTGTGGAAGATGGTAAGGATCGCTTGGCGGTTAAACGGGAGACTTATGCCGATATGATGCGGAATGATCTCAGCTATGAAATGGATGAATAGAAAGTAGTGATAAAAATGGCAAAAGTTGGAATTGTAGGTTATGGAAATTTAGGACGTGGTGTTGAAGCAGTCCTTAAGTCAGCCTCAGATTTAGAATTAGTGGGTATTTTTAGCCGGCGCGACCCAGCACAATTGGACACCGAAAGCCCTGCCTATGCCTTAGCTGATATTGATCAATTTGTCGATGAGATCGATGTCTTGATCCTCTGCGGGGGCTCACGCTCTGATATACCAGACCAGGGGCCAGCCCTTGCTGCTAAATTTAATACCGTCGATGCCTATGATAACCATGCAGAAATCCCTAGCTACTTTGACCGAATAGACCAGGTAGCCAAGGAGAATCAAACTGTCGCTGTGATTTCTACAGGCTGGGACCCTGGGCTCTTCTCTTTAAACCGTTTACTCAGTGAGGCTATCCTCCCTGAAGGCAATACCTATACCTTCTGGGGCAAGGGGGTCAGCCAGGGCCACTCGGATGCAGTACGCCGGGTGGAGGGCGTCAAGGATGCTGTCCAATACACTATCCCTAACCAAGACCTGATTGAAACTCTCCATGCTGGGAAAAGCATTGACTACAAGCAAGGCACAGCCCACAGTCGTTTAGTCTATGCAGTCTTAGAAGAGGGTGCCGATGGCGGTCGAGTTAAAGAAGAAATTGTCAACATGCCGGACTACTTTGCCCCTTATGACCAAGTGGACGTTCATTTTATCAGCCAAGAAGAATTAGACCGTGACCATTCAGGGATTCCACATGGAGGGACGGTTATCCGCCAGGGACAAACGAGCCCTGAACAAAAGCAGGTCTATGACTTTACCCTCAAACTGGACTCCAATCCAGAATTTACGGCGGCGGTTAATGTGGCCTATGCAAGGGCTGCAGCCCGCTTAGCTAAAGAGGGGCAATACGGGGCCAAGACCGTCTTCGATATTGCACCTGCCTATCTTTCAGCTAAAGATGGGCAGACCCTGCGTCAAGAACTCTTATAAGCCGAAATAAAAGTTGGAAAACTTGCCCTTATCCTTATCAGATGAAGGAATTATAATGGTTTTTGTTAGAAAAATATGTTATTCTTAAGCTGATAATACTTGGAAAGAGGCGTATATATGAAAGAGACTTATCTATCAATTAGTCCTGAAGTGAAAGAAGCACAAGCTGCAGGGAAGCCAGTTGTGGCTCTCGAATCGACAATTATTTCCCATGGCATGCCTTACCCACAAAATGTGGAAATGGCTAAGCAAGTGGAACAAATTATCCGTGACCACGGAGCTACCCCAGCTACCGTTGCGATTATGGATGGCAAGATCAAAATTGGCTTGACTGAAGAAGACTTGGAGCGTCTGGCCAGTGAAAAAGACGTGGCGAAAGTTTCACGCCGAGATATGGCAGAAGTTATTGCCAAGGGCGGTCTCGGTGCTACAACCGTAACAACGACTATGATTGGGGCCCACATGGCAGGCATCGATGTTTTTGTAACAGGCGGTCTTGGTGGGGTTCACCGCGGCTACAATGAACACATGGACGTTTCGGCTGACTTGGAAGAACTTGGTCAAACCCCTGTAACTGTTGTTTGTGCTGGGGCTAAGGCTATCTTGGACCTACCAAGAACCTTGGAATACCTTGAAACAAAGGGTGTGCCAGTGGTTGGCTACCAAACAGATAAACTTCCCGCTTTCTTCTCTTCAAGCTCTGACTATGAGCTTAACACTCGGGCTGATTCTCCAGAACAAATTGCCCGTATGATGAAGATCTCTCATGATCTTGAATTGGGGCAAGGGATGTTGGTAACTAACCCAATTAAGAAGGAAGACGAAATTCCTCACGAAGAAATTGATCAAATTATTGACCAAGCCATTCGTGAAGCGGATGAAGCTGGTGTTAAAGGAAAGGATACTACGCCATTCTTACTCGCTAAGATTGTTGAATTAACAGATGGACGCAGCTTAGATGCCAATATTAAATTGGTTTATAACAATGCGGTTTTAGGTGCCCAAATTGCGGTTGCCTACAATGAAATTGCAAATTCATAAGCCATCACATAAGGGCTGGGCACTGAGGCCCAGCCCTTTTTTCCAAGTAAAGGAGTATCAGAATGGAAATTCAACCAATCGCTTACATCTATACAGCCTTCAAAGAGAAATTTGGGACCCCCCGACAGAGCTCCTTGGCGACTGATTTGGAGGGCCGGATTGAATTTACTCCAACTTACCGGCAGAAGGACTATATCCGGGGCATTGAGGACTTTGATTATCTCTGGCTCATTTGGGGCTTTTCTCAAGTGGCAGCTGAGCAGACCAAAGCGACGGTGCGTCCACCTAGACTCGGTGGCAACCAGCGCTTGGGTGTCTTTGCGACGAGGTCTCCCTTTCGCCCTAACCGTCTAGGCTTGTCCTCTGTTCGCTTAGACCGGATTGAGTGGACTCAAGACAAGGGGCCCGTTCTCTACGTCAAAGGGGTGGATATGGTGTCTGAAACACCGGTATACGATATTAAACCTTACTCAGTTGAAGCAGATTCGCATAGCCAAGCGGCTTCGGGTTTCGTCGACCAAGCAAATTTTGAGCGCTTAGATGTTAATTTTCCGCCAGCCGAATTAGCAAAGATTCCTGAAGATAAGCGACCGGGTGCCTACCAGGCCTTAGCCTTGGATCCCCGCCCAGCTTACCAACAACATAAAGAGAAGCGTTATGGCATGCGTTATTATGAACAGAATATTATTTTTACGGTCGCAGATGGCAAGTTACAAGTGATCGAAGTACAAGAATTACCTGAACGTTAAAAATAGAAAGAGGATCATTATGGGAATGATAATTGGACTCGTTGTTTTAGCACTTATTGCCCTAGTTGTGGTGTGGGGGATTGGACGTTATAATCAAATGATTGGCACAGCTGAAATGGTAGACAATGCCATGGCCCAAATTGCGGCTCAAGTGGAATCGCGCTGGGATGCTTTGAGCAATTTAATTTCAGCGACTAAGTCCTATCAGAGCCACGAAGCGGACACTTTGAAGCAAATTGTCCACGAACGATCTGGGGTCAGCCGCCAATCGAGTGTCAGTCAAATCGAAGAAGACCAAGCCCAGTTCGAACGAGCCATGCGGGCCATTGACGTGGTAGTCGAACAATACCCAGATCTTAAAGCATCAGGTGTTTACCAACAGACCATGTCGAGCGTCGACAAGTATGAAAACAATGTCCGCCAGTCGCGTATGGTCTTTAATGACATGGTGACTAAGTTTAACCGCTTGATCAAGGTCTTTCCTAATTCCATTATTGCCAACTTAACTGGTTTTCAGGCTAAGGATTACTTTAAGTCTAGTCCTGACAAGGCGGAGATGCCACAATGGTAAAGCCTGGACACCAGCGCTTCCTCCTCTTCTTAGTCAGCCTTATCCTTACTGTCATGGTCCTGCCTGGAGAAATGGTCTGGGCCAATGAGAATAAGGGGATCCAGGTTGACGTGACCCTCCAGCCAGATGGCAGTGCCAGGATCCGAGAAGTCTGGGATATGGTTGTCGATGAGGGGACGGAGCTCTATAAACCAATGACCATGCTGGACGACCAAGAACTCGTCGATTACCAAGTTAAAGTTGACGGCCAGCCCTTGACCCACCGAGAAAATTGGGATGTGGAAGCCTCCCAAGAAGAGAAGTCAGGCCATTATGGTCGAGCAGAAGGGGAATTAAACTGGGGAATTGGTTCTTATGGTTCCCATACTTATGAAATCTCCTATCAAATTAATAATTTTGTCGCTCAGAGCCAGACCGAACAGATGGTCTTCTGGAAGTTGGTCAATGACTCTATGTCGCCAGCTCCAGAGCAAATTAAGATTAGTCTGCAGTCAGACCTAGAGCCTCTGACCTTAGAGAATAACTATCGGGCCTGGGCCTTTGGTTTTAGGGGGAAACTCTCCTTTGAAAACGGCAAGATCATAGCTAGCAGTCAGGGAGATTTCGATGACTCTAATTATGCAACCCTTCTCCTCCGTATTCCGGCGGGGACCTATCAGACTGGGCTCAAAGTGGACAAGTCCTTTGAAGACTATCTCAAGACCGCTTTTGAGGGCAGCGATTATAACTATGAGGACTACGACCCGGAAGCTACTTATGAAGATCTCCAAACCGGTAGTTTGAATGCCAAAGGTCCCTCAGCCTTTGACCGCTTTATGGACCGCCATCTAGGGAAAATCATCCTAGCGGGTCTTGCTCTTGTCGGAGTATCTGGAGCTATGGGCGCTTACCATATCTACAAGCAGCGTAAACTGAAAGCTCGTTATTATCCGACCATGGCCCAGGCAGAAGAGCGTTTGAAGGGCCACTACCACCGGGAAACGCCGGCGGAGGATGTCTATCAAATCTATGCCTTATTGGAAGATATGGAAGTTGAAGACCTCAAGGCAAACTATCTCACCGTTGCCTTGCTTGACCTTGTTGCTTCAGGGGCCTTACTGATAGAGACTAACCTAGAATCTGGTCTCTTTAGAAGCAAGGAAGAGAGTCTCTTTAGCCTAGTTGCTGACCAGACACCATCTGGACCAGCTGGGAGTATTTACCAGCTGATGGCTAAGGCTCAAGGTAAGAGAGACCAGCTCAGCCAGGCAGAATTCAGCCATTATGTGGAGAATAACCCAGAAAAATTCATCCAAGCCTTGGCCAAGATGAAGACCCACAGTAAGTC
Proteins encoded in this window:
- a CDS encoding pseudouridine-5'-phosphate glycosidase; translation: MKETYLSISPEVKEAQAAGKPVVALESTIISHGMPYPQNVEMAKQVEQIIRDHGATPATVAIMDGKIKIGLTEEDLERLASEKDVAKVSRRDMAEVIAKGGLGATTVTTTMIGAHMAGIDVFVTGGLGGVHRGYNEHMDVSADLEELGQTPVTVVCAGAKAILDLPRTLEYLETKGVPVVGYQTDKLPAFFSSSSDYELNTRADSPEQIARMMKISHDLELGQGMLVTNPIKKEDEIPHEEIDQIIDQAIREADEAGVKGKDTTPFLLAKIVELTDGRSLDANIKLVYNNAVLGAQIAVAYNEIANS
- the tsaA gene encoding tRNA (N6-threonylcarbamoyladenosine(37)-N6)-methyltransferase TrmO is translated as MEIQPIAYIYTAFKEKFGTPRQSSLATDLEGRIEFTPTYRQKDYIRGIEDFDYLWLIWGFSQVAAEQTKATVRPPRLGGNQRLGVFATRSPFRPNRLGLSSVRLDRIEWTQDKGPVLYVKGVDMVSETPVYDIKPYSVEADSHSQAASGFVDQANFERLDVNFPPAELAKIPEDKRPGAYQALALDPRPAYQQHKEKRYGMRYYEQNIIFTVADGKLQVIEVQELPER
- a CDS encoding LemA family protein, with product MGMIIGLVVLALIALVVVWGIGRYNQMIGTAEMVDNAMAQIAAQVESRWDALSNLISATKSYQSHEADTLKQIVHERSGVSRQSSVSQIEEDQAQFERAMRAIDVVVEQYPDLKASGVYQQTMSSVDKYENNVRQSRMVFNDMVTKFNRLIKVFPNSIIANLTGFQAKDYFKSSPDKAEMPQW
- a CDS encoding DUF2207 family protein, whose product is MVKPGHQRFLLFLVSLILTVMVLPGEMVWANENKGIQVDVTLQPDGSARIREVWDMVVDEGTELYKPMTMLDDQELVDYQVKVDGQPLTHRENWDVEASQEEKSGHYGRAEGELNWGIGSYGSHTYEISYQINNFVAQSQTEQMVFWKLVNDSMSPAPEQIKISLQSDLEPLTLENNYRAWAFGFRGKLSFENGKIIASSQGDFDDSNYATLLLRIPAGTYQTGLKVDKSFEDYLKTAFEGSDYNYEDYDPEATYEDLQTGSLNAKGPSAFDRFMDRHLGKIILAGLALVGVSGAMGAYHIYKQRKLKARYYPTMAQAEERLKGHYHRETPAEDVYQIYALLEDMEVEDLKANYLTVALLDLVASGALLIETNLESGLFRSKEESLFSLVADQTPSGPAGSIYQLMAKAQGKRDQLSQAEFSHYVENNPEKFIQALAKMKTHSKSYLKEAGYLKSLRAKAAKEKTERDQADDLVDLPLTDQGFVFRDQVVGFKNYLADYSLLNERGAKEVGLWDQMMLYAGAYGILEEVEKEFEKVYPNYYQYSSFNQVPLMNYYWISRSINQSYVKATSMSEVSSSGGGGFTSIGGGGGSFGGGSGGGVR